GCCAGTTGGTTCCTGTCGAAGGGCTGCTCCAGTGAACCGCCATGAGTTTCTCCAGTCCTTGCACCGTGTCTACCGGCCCCGGAACTATCTGGAGATCGGTGTCAACGACGGTAGGAGCCTGGCCCTTTCCAGGGTTCCCTCCGTAGCCGTCGACCCGGCATTCCGCGTGGTGACGGACATCAGCTGCGACGTCCACCTGGTCAAGGCGACGAGCGACGACTTCTTCAAGCGCAAGGACCCGCTGCTGCACCTGCGCAACGGCCGGAACCCGTTCAGGGCCCTTGCCCGCCGTGATCCGTTGAACCTGCTCGGCGCGGACCCGAAACTGGAACTCTCCTTCATCGACGGCATGCACCTGTTCGAGTACGCGCTGCGGGACTTCATGAACGTCGAGCGGCATTCCCGCTGGTCGAGCGTGATCGTCCTGGACGACATGCTCCCGCGGGACGTCGACGAGGCGGCCCGGGACCGGCACACCAAATTCTGGACCGGAGACGTCTACAAGGTGGCCGAGGTGCTGCGCCGCTACCGGCCCGACCTCCTCGTCGTGGAGGTCGACACGGAGCCGACCGGCGTGGTGGTCGTCTTCGGTGCCGACCCCGACAGCACCGTCCTGAAGAACGCCTACGACAAGATCGTCGAGGAGTACGTCGTACCCGACCCGCAGAACGTGCCGGACGAGGTACTGGTGCGCAAGAACGCCGTCGCCCCCGAGGCCCTCCTCGGCGCGGACTTCTGGCCGGCTCTGGCCCGGGCGCGCAATCTGCGCCGTCCCCGGTCGGCCTTCGCTCCGTTGCGCAGAAGCGTGGAGGCCGTCGCGGTCTGAGCCACGACGAAGCCCCCGGTCCGTGTGCATCCGGACCGGGGGCTTCCCGTTTTTCACACCGTCAGGCGCGCGAGCGCAGCTCCTCGTAGTAGGCCTGGCAGGCCTCGTACGTGGGCAGGAGGCCCTGCTGCTCGGCCTCGGCCAGGGTGGGGGCCGCGGCGTCCTTGTCGGAGAGCAGCGGGGTGATCCCGGCGGGCCACTCGATGCCCAGCTCGGGGTCGAGCGGGTTGATGCCGTGCTCGCGGCCGGGGGAGTAGCCCTCGGAGCACAGGTAGACGACCGTCGCGTCGTCGGTCAGCGCCATGAAGGCGTGGCCGAGGCCTTCCGCGAGGTACACGGACCGGTGGTCGACGTCGTCGAGCCGCACGGCCTCCCACTGCTTGTAGGTCGGCGAACCGACCCGGATGTCCACGATGACGTCGAGCACGGCGCCGCGGACGCATTTGACGTACTTCGCCTGACTCGGCGGCACGTCGGCGAAGTGGATTCCACGCAGCGTGCCGAGGCTGGAGACGGAGCAGTTGGCCTGTTCGAGCCTCAGCCGGTGCCCGATGCCCTCGGCGAGGGACGGTGCCTGGAACCACTCGTGGAAGCTGCCGCGGCTGTCCGGGAAGACCTTCGGTTCATGAACTATGGCGCCCGCGATGGAGAGCTGCCGCATGTTGATCACGTCCTTGTGCTTGTTGCTGGTCTCAGTTGCTCGAAAGGCAGGTGCGGTCAGCCGATGATCCGGTTGGCGAGACGGCGTGCCTTGGCGCGTGCCCGGCTGGGGAGTCGGCGGGCGAGCGGTCCGCCCACCGCACTCAGCGCACGGCGGACCGTCACCTTCCGGTGCTTGGAGTTCACCCTGTTCACGAGATCCCGGTCGGCCAGGGGCAGGCCGACGGGCAGCTTGATCCGTCCACGGGCGTCTACGGACACCTCGAAGAGATGGAGGGGGGCGTTGTTCCCGCCGTCCAGCTGTGCGGCCAGTTGCCAGGTGCCGGCCGGGGCGCCTGCCAGAGCGGGCAGGAGGAGGTGGGCGCGGCCTTCCGTGGGGACCAGTGTGGAGGGAAACGTGTGGGCGGCGCCGGACGAGGACAGCACCAGCCGCACCTCGGACCTGGCCGTCTTCGGGGCGGTCAACAGATCCAGCCGGAGTTCGGGCCTGCTGCCCGGGACGAGCAGAACCGGGCGGTCCGCGAGATACGGGGCCAGCTTCTTGCCGCGGCGGGCGACGTCGAGCGTGAGATTGCCGTGCGGTTCCGTGAAGTACGGAATGACGGCTCGTGCAGGGGAACCCAGCGATGCGGGCAGACACGCGGCGTCGACCTGCGGCGCACGGTCGGCACCGAGCCGGGCCTTGCGTACCAGCCCGAGGCCCCTCAGCGGGACCCACACGTCCCAGAAGCCGCGGGAGACACGGCCACGGCCCTTGACGCGTTCCGAGGAAACGGTGCCGGAACCGTGCAGGACGACTTCGCAGACACCGTCGCCGAGGTTCTCGATCTCGGTGGTGAAGGTCGAGGGGCACGGCCACTCGACGGCTGTCTCGCGGTTGCGCAGCGAGATCTCCGCCGAGAAGTCGTCGAGGTCGTCGGTGACGTCGAGGAGTTCGCCCTCCGGCATCAGCCCGCCGGTGAAGTCGGGGTGCAGGAAATAGCGCCCCTCGCGTTCGAGCAGTCGCAGCGGTTCCTTGTCGTCACCGTGGACGAGACGGCCGCTGACGGTGACGGCGATCTCGCCGTTCGGCTGCCAGGCGAATTCATCCAGCCGCGCACCCGCCTTCACGGACGCGGCGAACCGGGCGATACGCAGGAGTCCCTGGCGGTCGTCGTTGCGCAGCAGCGTCGAGCGCAGTCGCTGTACGGGGCCGAGACCGTCGTGGACGCCGTCGTCCATGAAGTCCTTGGCCACGTCCTCGACGGCGTCGCACATCTCGTCGAGGAACTCCGGGGTGTACTTGAGGACGGCCGGCTCGCTGAGACGGCTCAGCATCTCCACGCGGTAGAAGCGGCGGAGGAGGAGATCGCGGAATTCACCGGGCTCGGTGTTCTCGACGACCACGTCGAGCACTTCACGAAGGTTCCCGTAGTAGCCGGACGGGACGATCTTCGCCGACCCGGCGTTCTTTCCGTCGTCGCGCTTCGAGTAGAAGTAGCAGGTGTAGTTGCCGAGAATGGAGACCACCTTCGCCGGGAAGTAGGCCTGCATCATGTAGAGCTGGTCCTCGAGGCGGCGCTTCCCTTCCGGGTAGGCGATCCCGTTCTCGCGGAGGAATTCCGTG
The DNA window shown above is from Streptomyces sp. Alt3 and carries:
- a CDS encoding class I SAM-dependent methyltransferase, yielding MNRHEFLQSLHRVYRPRNYLEIGVNDGRSLALSRVPSVAVDPAFRVVTDISCDVHLVKATSDDFFKRKDPLLHLRNGRNPFRALARRDPLNLLGADPKLELSFIDGMHLFEYALRDFMNVERHSRWSSVIVLDDMLPRDVDEAARDRHTKFWTGDVYKVAEVLRRYRPDLLVVEVDTEPTGVVVVFGADPDSTVLKNAYDKIVEEYVVPDPQNVPDEVLVRKNAVAPEALLGADFWPALARARNLRRPRSAFAPLRRSVEAVAV
- the rfbC gene encoding dTDP-4-dehydrorhamnose 3,5-epimerase — its product is MRQLSIAGAIVHEPKVFPDSRGSFHEWFQAPSLAEGIGHRLRLEQANCSVSSLGTLRGIHFADVPPSQAKYVKCVRGAVLDVIVDIRVGSPTYKQWEAVRLDDVDHRSVYLAEGLGHAFMALTDDATVVYLCSEGYSPGREHGINPLDPELGIEWPAGITPLLSDKDAAAPTLAEAEQQGLLPTYEACQAYYEELRSRA
- a CDS encoding glycosyltransferase family 2 protein, whose protein sequence is MSVKVSVVIPVYNPGKYIDPCIDSLLRQTLPADEFEVLFVNDGSTDDTRERLEELATRHPHFRVITIPNSGWPGKPRNIGVAEAAGEYVQFVDQDDYLASEALQRLYAMGHRNGSDIVIGKVASNFRGVPHGVFKVSREKCTLRDAPLYDSLTPHKMFRTEFLRENGIAYPEGKRRLEDQLYMMQAYFPAKVVSILGNYTCYFYSKRDDGKNAGSAKIVPSGYYGNLREVLDVVVENTEPGEFRDLLLRRFYRVEMLSRLSEPAVLKYTPEFLDEMCDAVEDVAKDFMDDGVHDGLGPVQRLRSTLLRNDDRQGLLRIARFAASVKAGARLDEFAWQPNGEIAVTVSGRLVHGDDKEPLRLLEREGRYFLHPDFTGGLMPEGELLDVTDDLDDFSAEISLRNRETAVEWPCPSTFTTEIENLGDGVCEVVLHGSGTVSSERVKGRGRVSRGFWDVWVPLRGLGLVRKARLGADRAPQVDAACLPASLGSPARAVIPYFTEPHGNLTLDVARRGKKLAPYLADRPVLLVPGSRPELRLDLLTAPKTARSEVRLVLSSSGAAHTFPSTLVPTEGRAHLLLPALAGAPAGTWQLAAQLDGGNNAPLHLFEVSVDARGRIKLPVGLPLADRDLVNRVNSKHRKVTVRRALSAVGGPLARRLPSRARAKARRLANRIIG